A genomic segment from Actinomyces lilanjuaniae encodes:
- a CDS encoding DUF1846 domain-containing protein — MRTGFDRDTYRRMQSAHIAQRRAQFSGKLYLEFGGKLIDDMHASRVLPGFTPDNKVVMLAELSDEVEVVVAVSARDLARSKVRADLGISYEDDLLRHVDAFRSYGLYVGSVVITQWTDDNRQAQDFRRKLESLGIKVYRHFPIPGYPGDVARIVSEEGYGRNEYIETSRDLVVVTAPGPGSGKMATCLSQLYHDHRRGIASGYAKFETFPIWNLPLDHPVNIAYEAATADLDDVNMIDPFHLAAHGTQAVNYNRDVEVFPVLTRLFEEILGSSPYASPTDMGVNMAGYCISDDEACREAAVQEVIRRYYKALVAERRDAVESLQSDRISLLMAKVGASKEDRPVVRPALQVAESTGAPAAAIALPDGRVVTGKTSALLGACSAMLLNALKVLAGIDDVDLLAPASIEPIQTLKTRHLGSHNPRLHTDEVLIALAVSANGDSNARSALEQLGNLRGCDVHTSTILGPVDEGILRALGVQVTNEPVYATKALYRKR; from the coding sequence AAGCTGATCGACGACATGCACGCCTCCCGCGTGCTGCCCGGCTTCACCCCGGACAACAAGGTGGTCATGCTCGCCGAGCTCAGCGACGAGGTCGAGGTCGTCGTCGCCGTCAGCGCCAGGGACTTGGCCCGCAGCAAGGTCCGTGCCGACCTGGGGATCTCCTACGAGGACGACCTGCTGCGCCATGTCGACGCCTTCAGGAGCTACGGGCTGTACGTAGGCAGCGTCGTCATCACCCAGTGGACCGACGACAACCGCCAGGCCCAGGACTTCAGGCGCAAGCTGGAGAGCCTGGGCATCAAGGTCTACCGTCACTTCCCCATTCCCGGTTACCCGGGTGACGTGGCCCGTATCGTCTCCGAGGAGGGTTACGGACGTAACGAGTACATCGAGACCAGCCGCGACCTGGTCGTCGTCACCGCTCCCGGACCGGGCTCGGGCAAGATGGCCACCTGCCTGTCCCAGCTCTACCACGACCACCGGCGCGGCATCGCCTCCGGCTACGCCAAGTTCGAGACCTTCCCCATCTGGAACCTGCCCCTGGACCACCCGGTCAACATCGCCTACGAGGCAGCTACGGCGGACCTTGACGACGTCAACATGATCGACCCCTTCCACCTGGCAGCCCACGGCACCCAGGCCGTCAACTACAACCGCGACGTAGAGGTCTTCCCCGTACTTACCCGCCTGTTCGAGGAGATCCTCGGCTCTTCCCCCTACGCCTCCCCCACTGACATGGGCGTCAACATGGCCGGGTACTGCATCAGCGACGACGAGGCCTGCCGCGAGGCAGCTGTGCAGGAGGTCATCCGCCGCTACTACAAGGCGCTGGTGGCCGAGAGGCGTGACGCCGTAGAGTCCCTTCAGTCCGACCGGATCTCTCTTCTCATGGCCAAGGTCGGTGCGAGCAAGGAGGACCGGCCGGTGGTCCGGCCCGCCCTGCAGGTGGCGGAGTCCACCGGCGCTCCCGCCGCTGCCATCGCGCTACCGGACGGGCGAGTTGTCACCGGCAAGACGTCGGCGCTGCTGGGAGCCTGCTCGGCCATGCTGCTCAATGCGCTCAAGGTCCTGGCCGGGATCGACGACGTCGACCTGCTGGCCCCGGCCTCGATCGAGCCGATCCAGACACTGAAGACTAGGCACCTGGGCTCCCACAACCCCCGCCTGCACACCGACGAGGTCCTCATCGCCCTGGCCGTGTCTGCCAACGGGGACAGCAACGCCCGTAGCGCCCTGGAGCAGCTGGGCAACCTGCGTGGCTGCGACGTGCACACCTCCACCATCCTGGGTCCTGTGGACGAAGGGATACTGCGCGCCCTGGGGGTCCAGGTCACCAACGAGCCGGTCTATGCCACCAAGGCCCTGTACAGGAAGCGCTAG
- the holA gene encoding DNA polymerase III subunit delta — translation MARLLAQARAKDPTTEVIRVEAATYEAHQLDTLVSPSLFGEPRLVLVPALEQMTDALLTDLLAYVDSAAASADPEVSVVLRHNGGQRGRRLLEAVGASGYPVVSCPPVKSPRDKSALVSADVARAGRRIEPEAVGALVDALGSDLRELCSAVDQLLADTQGTISAEHVSTYYAGRIEATGFTVADAAAAGSTSAAITALRHAVATGTDPVVVVAALATKVRQLARVAASGGRRMTPADLGMAPWQVDRARRELSGWSDDALATAIVAVAKADAEVKGGSRDAVYAVERAVLTVCRARSRGTTARR, via the coding sequence GTGGCACGTCTTCTGGCGCAGGCCCGGGCGAAGGACCCGACCACGGAGGTCATCCGGGTCGAGGCCGCCACCTACGAGGCCCACCAGCTGGACACGCTAGTGTCCCCCTCCCTGTTCGGTGAGCCCCGGCTGGTCCTGGTCCCGGCCCTGGAGCAGATGACTGACGCCCTGCTGACCGATCTGCTGGCCTACGTAGACTCGGCTGCAGCGTCCGCCGACCCGGAGGTCAGCGTCGTCCTGCGGCACAACGGCGGGCAGCGCGGCAGGAGGCTCCTGGAGGCCGTCGGGGCCTCTGGCTACCCCGTGGTCTCCTGCCCACCGGTGAAGTCTCCCCGGGACAAGTCAGCGCTGGTGAGCGCCGACGTGGCACGAGCGGGCCGACGTATCGAGCCGGAGGCTGTCGGGGCCCTCGTGGACGCCCTGGGAAGCGACCTGCGTGAGCTGTGCTCGGCCGTTGACCAGCTCCTCGCCGACACCCAGGGGACGATCAGCGCCGAGCACGTGAGCACCTACTACGCCGGACGTATCGAGGCCACCGGCTTCACCGTGGCGGACGCCGCAGCAGCAGGCAGCACCTCGGCCGCCATCACCGCGCTGCGTCACGCCGTGGCCACTGGAACAGACCCGGTGGTGGTCGTGGCGGCGCTGGCAACCAAGGTCCGCCAGCTGGCACGTGTGGCCGCTTCCGGAGGCCGACGCATGACCCCGGCCGACCTGGGTATGGCGCCCTGGCAGGTAGACCGGGCGCGGCGCGAGCTCTCCGGCTGGTCTGATGACGCCCTGGCCACGGCTATCGTGGCGGTCGCCAAGGCTGACGCCGAGGTCAAGGGGGGCAGCCGGGACGCTGTCTACGCCGTCGAGCGCGCCGTGCTCACCGTGTGTCGTGCCCGCAGCCGGGGCACGACTGCGCGGCGGTGA
- a CDS encoding ComEC/Rec2 family competence protein — protein sequence MRQRPRQRGGLVGGSVRSGAADSGAASPDRERRPWERDHALVDKAPEPLDLRLAAPAGLCWAAAYWAVGVGGAHGWRHVLVAAGASLGAAMLLTVPVRRFRPPRHRADSRPGAPEDPRAAGSVSASLLLCALAVSAVLTVSAAQLWSRAGDPLVLASGTSVSPPQATGAVTLTATVSEQPRVLARAGSTTVVTSLRVHTVEGEPSRLTATVLADAQWLELDMGTQIRVRTRLQPAEAGSSRAAVIGSGAQVQVLAPPSGTLAIVTSLRQGLAAAVALGEDQSDQASRAPGPHQTAPADQQGQVGQSGTVLRWPQGAQALVPGIALGDDHALPTQVRLDMRTVSMTHLTAVSGQHVAIVLGLGLGALGVLPRRWRAVAGAVVLGGLVLLVRPSGSVLRSAAMGGVMLAGVAAGRRSASVPALCAGVLLLLLADPFQARDYGFALSVAATAGILLGARPAAACLSRYLPRWLAAGLALPAVAQAACAPLLVLLQPQVGLWSVPANVLAAPVVPVATVCGITAALVAPLWPAAASVIAWPALASCAWLVVLARRTADLPGSALACPGGVVGALALAGLETVVLGAASRGLRRRAGDGLTLVSRLLSRGRLAPWQPPEPHAPVAGAAHRKDPRGTRSSWLRWSLSRRERGSWLTVRWHVFWRRPGRRTRPRRSSGSRPPPTRPTSWTR from the coding sequence ATGAGGCAGCGACCTCGGCAGCGTGGGGGCCTGGTCGGTGGCAGCGTCCGCTCCGGGGCAGCCGACTCAGGAGCTGCCAGCCCGGACCGGGAGCGCAGGCCCTGGGAACGTGACCACGCCCTGGTGGACAAGGCCCCCGAGCCTCTCGACCTCAGGCTGGCGGCACCAGCCGGCCTGTGCTGGGCCGCAGCATACTGGGCCGTCGGAGTCGGCGGTGCCCACGGGTGGCGCCATGTCCTGGTAGCGGCTGGTGCGAGCCTCGGGGCTGCGATGCTGCTGACCGTGCCGGTGCGCCGGTTCCGGCCGCCACGCCACCGGGCGGACTCGCGCCCCGGTGCCCCGGAGGATCCCCGGGCAGCCGGGTCTGTGAGCGCCAGCCTGCTGCTGTGCGCCCTGGCTGTCTCGGCGGTCCTCACGGTCAGTGCCGCCCAGCTGTGGTCGCGTGCGGGGGACCCGCTCGTCCTGGCCTCGGGAACCTCGGTGTCGCCGCCGCAGGCCACTGGTGCAGTGACGCTGACCGCAACGGTGAGCGAGCAGCCACGGGTCCTGGCCCGGGCCGGGTCCACCACGGTGGTGACCAGCCTGAGGGTGCACACCGTGGAGGGAGAGCCCTCCAGGCTCACAGCCACGGTGCTGGCGGACGCCCAGTGGCTGGAGCTGGACATGGGAACGCAGATCCGGGTGAGGACCCGGCTCCAGCCGGCCGAGGCGGGCAGCTCCCGGGCAGCCGTCATCGGCTCCGGCGCCCAGGTCCAGGTCCTGGCTCCTCCCAGCGGGACCCTGGCGATCGTGACGTCGCTGCGGCAGGGCCTGGCAGCAGCCGTGGCCCTGGGAGAAGACCAGTCGGACCAGGCCTCCCGCGCGCCCGGGCCGCACCAGACTGCACCGGCCGACCAGCAGGGCCAGGTGGGCCAGTCAGGAACGGTGCTCCGGTGGCCCCAGGGTGCCCAGGCCCTGGTGCCCGGCATCGCCCTGGGGGACGACCACGCCCTGCCCACGCAGGTACGCCTGGACATGCGCACGGTCTCTATGACCCACCTGACTGCCGTGTCCGGGCAGCACGTGGCCATCGTCCTGGGGCTGGGCCTGGGCGCACTGGGCGTCCTGCCGCGACGGTGGCGCGCGGTGGCGGGGGCCGTGGTACTGGGCGGCCTCGTGCTCCTGGTCCGTCCTTCCGGGTCCGTCCTGCGCTCAGCGGCCATGGGTGGTGTCATGCTTGCCGGGGTGGCTGCGGGCAGGCGCTCAGCCTCGGTGCCCGCCCTGTGCGCCGGAGTCCTCCTTCTGCTCCTGGCCGACCCCTTCCAGGCACGTGACTACGGGTTCGCCCTATCCGTGGCGGCAACCGCTGGGATCCTGCTGGGAGCACGGCCTGCGGCGGCCTGCCTGTCCCGCTACCTGCCCCGGTGGCTGGCGGCTGGTCTGGCTCTGCCTGCGGTGGCGCAGGCTGCCTGCGCCCCCCTCCTGGTACTTCTCCAGCCGCAGGTAGGGCTGTGGTCGGTCCCTGCCAACGTCCTAGCGGCCCCGGTGGTCCCTGTGGCCACGGTGTGCGGCATCACTGCTGCCCTGGTCGCACCGCTGTGGCCCGCGGCGGCCTCCGTGATTGCCTGGCCGGCCCTCGCGTCCTGCGCGTGGCTGGTGGTGCTGGCCCGCAGGACTGCCGACCTTCCCGGCTCCGCGCTGGCCTGCCCCGGAGGTGTCGTCGGGGCGCTGGCCCTGGCCGGGCTGGAGACGGTGGTGCTGGGAGCGGCCAGCCGAGGGCTGCGACGCAGGGCGGGAGACGGCCTCACTCTTGTGTCTCGTCTCCTGTCTCGTGGCAGGCTAGCGCCATGGCAGCCACCCGAGCCCCACGCTCCCGTAGCAGGCGCAGCACACCGGAAGGACCCACGTGGGACCAGGTCGAGCTGGCTGCGGTGGTCCTTGTCAAGGCGGGAGAGGGGGTCCTGGCTGACCGTGCGGTGGCACGTCTTCTGGCGCAGGCCCGGGCGAAGGACCCGACCACGGAGGTCATCCGGGTCGAGGCCGCCACCTACGAGGCCCACCAGCTGGACACGCTAG
- a CDS encoding helix-hairpin-helix domain-containing protein, translating into MSGRRQALGRSGNWSVDRLVRLACSPDPDEPPTRPRRVALAPRAAVVAGTLLMVLAAVLAVRTALGAPAAEEGAPGGAEASGSGESLPQAPATAPATQVQGEPPTDPRATTGSGAAGQPGQADSSQDVGQVVVHVTGAVASPGVVVLDQGARVADAIEAAGGVTQEADADQLNLARVLSDGEQVRVPREGEVLTGQEAEAGQAGEQQPGQSASGASQDGPGQEVTGLVNINTASALELEELPGIGPALAQRIVEHREANGPFGSVDELTEVSGIGQAKLEALREMAVV; encoded by the coding sequence ATGAGCGGCAGAAGACAGGCTCTGGGCAGGTCCGGGAACTGGTCTGTGGACAGGCTGGTGCGCCTGGCCTGCTCTCCGGACCCCGACGAGCCTCCCACCCGTCCGCGGCGGGTAGCACTTGCTCCCCGCGCCGCTGTCGTGGCGGGGACGCTGCTCATGGTCCTGGCTGCGGTCCTGGCGGTGCGCACGGCCCTGGGCGCTCCCGCAGCGGAGGAGGGCGCTCCGGGAGGCGCCGAGGCCTCGGGGTCCGGGGAGTCCTTGCCCCAGGCTCCTGCCACGGCTCCGGCCACCCAGGTCCAGGGGGAGCCGCCGACCGACCCCCGTGCCACCACCGGCAGCGGGGCCGCCGGCCAGCCAGGGCAGGCGGACTCCTCCCAGGATGTTGGCCAGGTGGTCGTCCACGTGACCGGTGCCGTCGCCTCTCCCGGAGTCGTGGTCCTGGACCAGGGAGCGCGCGTCGCCGACGCGATCGAGGCGGCTGGTGGGGTGACCCAGGAGGCGGATGCCGACCAGCTCAACCTGGCTCGTGTCCTCAGCGACGGAGAGCAGGTGCGTGTCCCCCGTGAGGGCGAGGTCCTGACCGGTCAGGAGGCTGAAGCGGGACAGGCAGGGGAGCAGCAGCCGGGACAGTCAGCCTCCGGGGCGTCTCAGGACGGGCCGGGGCAGGAGGTGACCGGCCTGGTCAACATCAACACCGCCAGCGCCCTGGAGCTGGAGGAGCTGCCGGGTATCGGGCCGGCGCTGGCTCAGCGGATCGTGGAGCACCGGGAAGCCAACGGTCCCTTCGGCTCCGTGGATGAGCTCACCGAGGTCTCTGGTATAGGACAGGCCAAGCTGGAGGCCCTCAGGGAGATGGCCGTGGTATGA
- a CDS encoding DegV family protein has translation MTLAVVTDSAACLPAESCARHGIVVVPLHHTGGGSGDASSAGGREPATSRPSVEELEQAYREAAQRADEVLAVHVSGVLSGTVDNARLAASRLNDDRPGLVRVLDSASCSGALALAVLAASQAQDARRGAALARESLARSYQFFVVDDLRHLARSGRIDLTTARLGGVLGVRPVLSVQPEGIRAVETVRGGARARRHMVAQAVRAAGGTALRGPRRPADPVLLALQAPGPDLPGLREEVDAAMARSGARVAQVLTLPVDKALEVHLGPGATGIAVAPRLLVRVRT, from the coding sequence ATGACGCTCGCCGTGGTCACCGACTCTGCCGCCTGCCTGCCAGCAGAGTCCTGCGCCCGCCACGGTATCGTCGTCGTGCCCCTCCACCACACCGGTGGTGGCAGCGGCGACGCATCCTCCGCCGGTGGCAGGGAGCCAGCTACGTCGCGCCCCAGCGTCGAGGAGCTGGAGCAGGCCTACCGTGAGGCGGCGCAGCGGGCCGACGAGGTCCTGGCTGTTCATGTCTCCGGGGTCCTGTCCGGCACGGTGGACAACGCCCGGCTGGCCGCGTCCCGACTCAACGACGACAGGCCGGGCCTGGTCCGGGTGCTGGACTCCGCCAGCTGCTCCGGGGCGCTGGCCCTGGCGGTCCTGGCCGCCTCCCAGGCCCAGGACGCTCGTCGCGGTGCCGCCCTGGCCCGGGAGAGCCTGGCTCGCTCCTACCAGTTCTTCGTTGTCGACGACCTGCGGCACCTGGCGCGGTCAGGACGTATTGACCTCACGACGGCTCGGCTGGGGGGTGTCCTAGGAGTTCGCCCGGTCCTGTCTGTCCAGCCCGAGGGCATACGGGCAGTGGAGACGGTGCGTGGCGGTGCGCGTGCCAGGAGGCACATGGTGGCCCAGGCCGTGCGGGCAGCCGGAGGCACCGCGCTGCGCGGGCCCCGACGTCCTGCGGATCCGGTGCTCCTGGCCCTCCAGGCCCCCGGTCCTGACCTGCCTGGCCTCAGGGAGGAGGTGGACGCCGCTATGGCGCGCTCGGGGGCGCGGGTCGCACAGGTCCTCACTCTCCCGGTTGACAAGGCGTTGGAGGTCCACCTGGGTCCTGGTGCCACGGGGATCGCGGTGGCACCCCGGCTCCTGGTCCGGGTGCGCACCTGA